From the genome of Cytobacillus firmus, one region includes:
- the tatC gene encoding twin-arginine translocase subunit TatC, which yields MEEKELNLVEHLDELRKRLIITASAFILFFIAGFVFVEDIYKWLVRDLDVKLIVLGPSDIIWVYFMLATVIAVAGTIPVLALQIWLFVKPALTAAERKISLSYVPALFILFIIGLCFGYFVIFPTVLSFLVDLGGELFEANFTVDKYFRFVLNMTLPFGVLFELPVVIMFLTSLGIINPYVLTKIRKYAYFVLVVISVVISPPDFMSDILVTIPLLLLYEISINLSKIVYKKKLKKQENTGESSS from the coding sequence ATGGAAGAAAAAGAGTTAAATTTAGTCGAACATCTAGATGAATTAAGAAAAAGACTCATTATAACGGCATCAGCATTTATCCTGTTCTTTATTGCAGGCTTTGTGTTTGTGGAGGATATTTATAAATGGCTGGTAAGAGACCTGGACGTCAAATTGATTGTCCTGGGCCCAAGTGATATAATCTGGGTTTACTTTATGCTTGCTACGGTCATTGCCGTTGCAGGAACAATTCCCGTTCTGGCTTTGCAGATTTGGCTGTTTGTCAAGCCTGCCCTTACAGCAGCTGAGCGGAAGATTTCTCTTTCTTATGTGCCGGCGCTATTTATTTTGTTCATTATTGGCCTTTGCTTTGGCTATTTTGTCATTTTCCCCACCGTATTAAGTTTTCTTGTTGATTTGGGTGGAGAATTGTTTGAGGCCAATTTCACTGTGGATAAATATTTCCGCTTTGTCCTTAATATGACTTTGCCTTTTGGAGTTTTGTTTGAACTCCCGGTAGTCATCATGTTCCTGACTTCGCTGGGAATTATAAATCCTTATGTGCTTACTAAAATCAGGAAGTATGCTTACTTTGTCCTTGTCGTGATTTCGGTTGTAATATCACCTCCTGATTTCATGTCTGATATTCTTGTCACTATTCCATTGCTTCTGCTCTACGAAATAAGCATCAACTTATCAAAAATTGTCTATAAAAAAAAGCTAAAAAAACAAGAGAATACAGGAGAATCTTCTTCATAA
- a CDS encoding twin-arginine translocase TatA/TatE family subunit: protein MLSNIGVPGLILILVLALIIFGPKKLPEIGRAFGETLREFKKSTRDLTSDVMDELEQDTKKKTVK from the coding sequence ATGCTTTCAAATATCGGTGTACCAGGATTAATTTTAATCCTTGTTTTGGCGTTAATCATATTCGGTCCAAAAAAGCTGCCGGAAATTGGCCGTGCTTTTGGTGAAACACTAAGAGAATTTAAAAAATCTACCCGGGACCTGACCAGTGACGTGATGGATGAGCTTGAACAGGATACTAAGAAAAAAACGGTTAAATAA
- the ilvA gene encoding threonine ammonia-lyase IlvA, with translation MEQKLMTKKWVQLEDILIAYQQLKDIVAHTPLQKNERLSEKYECNVYLKREDLQHVRSFKLRGAYYKVKSLTAEELENGVVCASAGNHAQGVAYACRHLGVQGKIFMPATTPRQKVSQVELFGRDTVEIILVGDTFDDSYHEALKCATEEDRAFIHPFDDEMVIAGQGTVAVEMLNDCEEQVDFVIASIGGGGLMAGLSTYIKSISPETQMIGVEPEGAPSMSEAIRVQTVAPLGEIDKFVDGAAVKCVGEKTYDICNELVDDIFMVPEGKVCTTILELYNEHAIVAEPAGALPIAALDMCRDQIKGKNVVCVISGGNNDIGRMQEIKERSLLYEGLLYHFIVNFPQRAGALREFLDEVLGPTDDITRFEYTKKNNKENGPALVGIELKHREDYSDLIVRMNKKGFSYKEINKDSNLFHLLV, from the coding sequence ATGGAACAGAAACTAATGACAAAAAAATGGGTGCAGTTGGAAGATATTTTGATTGCATACCAGCAGCTAAAGGATATTGTTGCCCATACACCTTTACAGAAAAATGAACGCCTATCAGAAAAGTATGAGTGCAATGTCTATTTGAAAAGGGAAGATCTTCAGCATGTCCGCTCATTTAAATTAAGAGGCGCCTACTATAAAGTTAAATCTTTAACTGCAGAGGAGCTTGAAAACGGTGTAGTCTGTGCAAGTGCAGGGAATCATGCGCAGGGAGTTGCCTATGCATGCAGACACCTTGGGGTTCAGGGGAAGATCTTTATGCCAGCGACCACGCCGAGACAGAAGGTGAGCCAAGTAGAGCTGTTTGGGAGAGATACAGTGGAGATTATACTTGTTGGAGACACTTTTGATGATTCCTATCACGAAGCTCTTAAATGTGCCACGGAGGAAGACAGGGCATTTATCCATCCGTTTGATGATGAAATGGTGATAGCGGGACAGGGAACAGTAGCGGTCGAAATGCTTAACGATTGTGAAGAGCAAGTCGATTTTGTTATTGCCAGCATTGGCGGAGGCGGATTGATGGCAGGACTCAGCACATACATAAAAAGCATCTCACCGGAAACGCAGATGATTGGGGTTGAACCTGAAGGAGCACCCTCTATGAGTGAAGCTATCAGGGTTCAAACAGTAGCACCCCTCGGGGAGATTGATAAGTTTGTAGATGGTGCTGCGGTAAAGTGTGTCGGTGAAAAAACTTATGACATCTGTAATGAGCTTGTTGATGATATTTTCATGGTTCCGGAAGGGAAAGTGTGCACGACAATCCTTGAATTATATAACGAGCATGCGATTGTGGCAGAGCCTGCAGGTGCTTTGCCGATTGCTGCATTGGATATGTGCAGAGATCAAATTAAGGGAAAGAATGTTGTATGTGTGATCAGCGGGGGCAATAATGATATTGGCCGCATGCAGGAAATTAAAGAGCGTTCCCTGCTTTATGAAGGCCTGCTTTACCACTTCATAGTGAATTTCCCCCAAAGGGCAGGAGCATTAAGAGAATTCCTTGATGAAGTGCTTGGCCCAACGGACGATATTACACGTTTTGAATATACGAAAAAAAATAATAAAGAAAATGGTCCGGCCCTTGTAGGAATAGAACTGAAGCATAGGGAAGACTATAGCGACCTCATAGTGAGAATGAATAAAAAGGGATTCTCTTACAAGGAGATAAACAAAGACAGCAACCTTTTTCATCTTCTTGTATAA
- a CDS encoding lysophospholipid acyltransferase family protein translates to MLRLIIFFLYMGGYLIYSLPALSRMRNLNSALPVEERDCIIHKVPQKWSRTIMKISGSQVKITGQELIPEGPVVIVCNHEGDFDIPVLLSSINKPFGFISKIEVKKAPIISSWMEVMNCVFIDRSNRRSAINSLKNAAELLKQGHSLLIFPEGTRSRGGQVAPFKVGGFRLAQDAGVPIVPISIKGTADAFEKNGRLIKPAKIEIRVCKPVNARIVKDMDAKFLAQEVRGIICSSLSNRKIAS, encoded by the coding sequence ATGCTTCGATTAATAATCTTTTTTCTTTATATGGGCGGATATTTGATTTATAGCCTGCCTGCTCTATCCCGGATGAGAAACCTGAATTCAGCACTTCCCGTTGAAGAGCGCGACTGCATCATCCATAAAGTGCCCCAAAAGTGGTCCAGGACAATAATGAAAATATCAGGCTCTCAAGTAAAAATTACGGGGCAGGAATTGATCCCCGAGGGGCCTGTTGTCATTGTCTGCAACCATGAAGGGGATTTCGATATTCCAGTCCTTCTATCATCTATTAATAAACCTTTTGGCTTCATATCAAAAATTGAAGTGAAGAAAGCACCCATCATCTCATCATGGATGGAAGTCATGAACTGTGTCTTTATTGATCGCAGCAATCGCAGGAGTGCTATCAATTCTTTGAAGAATGCTGCAGAGCTTTTAAAACAGGGACACTCTCTCCTGATTTTCCCGGAAGGGACGAGAAGCAGGGGCGGGCAGGTAGCGCCTTTTAAAGTAGGCGGATTCAGGCTTGCACAGGATGCAGGTGTTCCGATTGTGCCAATATCTATTAAAGGGACGGCAGATGCCTTTGAAAAGAATGGGAGACTCATAAAGCCGGCTAAAATAGAAATCAGGGTATGCAAGCCTGTGAATGCCAGGATTGTTAAAGATATGGATGCAAAGTTTCTTGCGCAGGAAGTAAGAGGGATAATCTGCAGCAGTCTCTCGAACAGAAAAATCGCATCATAA
- a CDS encoding dihydrofolate reductase gives MISLMWAMDENRVIGRDNKLPWHLPEDLKFFKRTTMGHPIAMGRKTWDSIGRPLPGRENIVITRNNSFSCDGCTVVHTVEELLKYSGDREDEIFVIGGAEIFKAILPAADRLYLTMIYDEFEGNTYFPELDMSEWDLLSREKGTRDEKNPYDFEFLIYKRK, from the coding sequence ATGATTTCTTTAATGTGGGCAATGGATGAGAACCGTGTGATCGGCAGGGATAATAAACTTCCCTGGCATTTGCCTGAGGATTTAAAGTTTTTTAAAAGAACGACGATGGGGCATCCCATTGCCATGGGACGCAAAACCTGGGATTCAATCGGGAGACCTCTGCCGGGGAGAGAAAATATTGTGATAACCCGGAATAATTCCTTTTCCTGTGATGGATGTACAGTAGTACATACAGTTGAGGAGCTGCTGAAGTACAGCGGCGATAGGGAAGATGAAATTTTTGTCATTGGCGGTGCCGAGATTTTCAAAGCCATTCTTCCTGCAGCTGATCGTCTATATCTGACTATGATTTATGACGAATTTGAAGGGAACACATATTTTCCGGAATTGGACATGTCAGAATGGGACCTTCTTTCAAGGGAGAAGGGCACAAGGGATGAAAAAAATCCGTATGATTTTGAATTCCTCATTTATAAAAGAAAATAA
- a CDS encoding thymidylate synthase, protein MKQYLDLCRHVLENGTKKEDRTGTGTISTFGYQMRFDLQEGFPLVTTKKLHLKSIIHELLWFLNGDTNVKYLQDNGVRIWNEWADEEGNLGPVYGHQWRSWTGADGNTVDQITSLIEQIKTNPDSRRLIVNAWNVGEIEKMALPPCHCMFQFYAADGKLSCQLYQRSADVFLGVPFNIASYALLTMMVAQVCDLEPGEFVHTFGDVHIYQNHLEQVNLQLSRDPRKLPKMKINPEVKDIFSFKFEDFQLEDYNPHPHIKGVVSV, encoded by the coding sequence ATGAAACAATATTTGGATCTTTGCAGGCATGTCCTGGAAAATGGCACTAAAAAAGAAGACCGTACAGGCACAGGTACAATAAGCACGTTTGGATATCAGATGCGCTTTGACCTGCAGGAGGGCTTCCCGCTTGTTACGACTAAGAAATTGCATCTGAAATCCATTATCCATGAGCTATTATGGTTTTTAAATGGAGATACAAATGTGAAATACCTTCAGGATAATGGTGTGCGGATATGGAATGAGTGGGCAGACGAGGAAGGGAATCTAGGGCCCGTTTATGGACATCAGTGGAGATCCTGGACAGGTGCTGATGGAAATACAGTTGATCAGATCACGAGCCTGATTGAGCAAATCAAAACAAATCCTGATTCCCGCCGCCTGATTGTAAATGCATGGAATGTTGGAGAAATTGAAAAGATGGCTTTGCCGCCTTGCCACTGCATGTTCCAGTTTTACGCTGCAGATGGAAAGCTATCCTGCCAGCTTTATCAGAGATCTGCAGATGTCTTTCTCGGCGTGCCGTTTAATATTGCTTCCTATGCTTTACTGACTATGATGGTTGCGCAGGTTTGCGATCTGGAGCCTGGTGAATTTGTTCATACTTTCGGTGATGTGCATATCTACCAGAATCATCTTGAACAGGTAAACCTCCAGCTGAGCCGCGATCCCCGAAAGCTTCCAAAGATGAAGATTAATCCTGAGGTGAAAGATATTTTCAGCTTTAAGTTTGAGGATTTCCAGCTTGAAGACTATAATCCGCATCCTCATATTAAAGGAGTTGTCAGTGTATGA
- a CDS encoding anthrax toxin lethal factor-related metalloendopeptidase: MRKMVLTFTIIIVSLALLGNSQAAMGGIKLKDYPHSSQLKEFLSLKSPRQLGEIFIVPLEPFDEREAAEMISRVDHLPASLLSKIEGEDIRVKLFTGKLTDNPTAQHLAGVIPRGYTGDTTWDDVPGIGGAKTVLVKIGFSDKGKGHGSVNLELHELAHSVDRHVYNGIRFNQKFLSVWKAEKAKLFPGQNYLLSFPEEYFAEAFAMYFAEGESRELLRENAPKTYDFIKKLN; encoded by the coding sequence ATGCGCAAAATGGTACTTACATTTACAATTATAATCGTCTCCCTTGCACTGCTTGGGAATTCTCAGGCTGCCATGGGCGGCATCAAACTAAAGGATTACCCGCATTCTTCCCAGCTTAAAGAGTTTCTTAGTCTGAAATCTCCACGCCAGCTTGGTGAAATCTTTATTGTGCCTCTCGAACCTTTTGATGAGAGAGAGGCTGCAGAGATGATTTCCCGAGTGGATCATCTGCCCGCTTCCCTGCTCTCCAAAATAGAGGGTGAAGATATTAGGGTGAAATTATTCACGGGGAAACTTACTGATAATCCTACAGCGCAGCATCTTGCAGGGGTAATTCCCCGCGGCTATACAGGGGATACCACTTGGGATGATGTCCCGGGGATTGGCGGCGCAAAAACAGTCCTTGTAAAAATAGGCTTCAGTGATAAGGGGAAAGGTCATGGATCCGTTAATCTGGAACTTCATGAACTTGCCCATTCTGTTGATCGTCATGTTTATAATGGCATTCGATTTAATCAGAAGTTTCTCTCTGTGTGGAAAGCGGAAAAAGCTAAATTGTTCCCGGGCCAAAATTATCTTCTTTCCTTCCCGGAAGAATATTTCGCTGAGGCATTTGCGATGTATTTTGCAGAAGGGGAATCGAGGGAATTATTAAGAGAGAATGCTCCGAAAACCTATGATTTTATAAAAAAATTAAACTGA
- a CDS encoding TerD family protein has translation MAINLQKGQRVDLTKGNPGLSKIMVGLGWDPVQKSGGGGLLGSLFGGGGGANIDCDASVIMLGENEKLKSNKDVIYFGNLKSSDGSVQHTGDNLTGAGDGDDEQVLIDLSRVPAHIHKMVFVVNIYDSVKRKQHFGMIQNAFIRVVNSGNNQELIHYNLTDNYSGSTSLIVGEIYRHGSDWKFAAVGTGTASPGLSDVVRSYS, from the coding sequence ATGGCAATAAATCTTCAAAAAGGCCAGCGTGTTGACTTAACTAAAGGAAATCCGGGATTATCTAAAATTATGGTAGGATTAGGCTGGGATCCAGTGCAAAAAAGCGGAGGCGGCGGTCTCCTGGGATCTTTATTCGGAGGCGGCGGCGGAGCAAATATCGACTGTGATGCTTCTGTAATCATGCTTGGTGAAAATGAAAAGCTTAAAAGCAATAAAGATGTCATTTACTTCGGCAATTTAAAAAGCAGCGACGGAAGTGTCCAGCATACGGGGGACAATCTGACAGGAGCAGGAGATGGGGACGACGAGCAGGTGCTGATTGATTTAAGCAGAGTGCCTGCACACATTCACAAAATGGTGTTCGTTGTAAACATTTATGACAGTGTAAAGAGAAAGCAGCATTTCGGAATGATTCAAAATGCATTCATCAGAGTAGTAAACTCCGGCAACAATCAGGAACTGATTCATTACAACCTGACTGACAACTACAGCGGAAGTACCAGCTTAATAGTTGGAGAGATTTATCGCCATGGAAGCGATTGGAAGTTTGCAGCAGTAGGTACTGGAACTGCTTCTCCCGGCCTTTCAGATGTAGTGCGTTCTTATTCTTAA
- a CDS encoding toxic anion resistance protein: MNPTKSTELNLTAELQDDKLTENNVSEIKLALRQEPEVQNLARSIDEKDQIQILEFGKEPAVQISRFSDQILSNMRTTKVEDSGELLKQLGRIMDKFDKKDFEQGPKGIFGKLFKRGEKMIEKLFGKYQTMGAEIDKVYVEISKYQSEMVDSTTMLEQMYEQNYQYYLTLEKYAVAGQMKADDIKANQLPQLEARAAQGDQMASMQLDTLRNAVDLLEQRVYDLEMAKMVALQTAPQIRLLQRGNTKLIGKINSAFVTTIPIFKNGLIQAVAAKRQKLVADSMSELDRRTNEMLVRNAQNISNQSADIARLAGGPSIKIETIEESWNIIMKGMQETKSIEEENKRLREEGTRRLEQLQDNFKKMKQQG, translated from the coding sequence ATGAATCCGACCAAATCAACAGAACTGAATTTAACAGCCGAGCTGCAGGATGATAAATTAACCGAAAATAACGTTTCAGAAATTAAGCTTGCTTTAAGGCAGGAGCCTGAGGTGCAAAATCTGGCCAGGTCCATTGATGAGAAGGACCAAATCCAAATACTTGAATTCGGCAAAGAGCCCGCTGTTCAGATTTCCCGCTTCTCTGACCAGATATTGAGCAACATGAGAACAACGAAGGTTGAAGATTCAGGTGAACTTTTAAAGCAGCTCGGCAGAATCATGGACAAATTTGACAAGAAGGATTTTGAGCAGGGACCTAAAGGCATCTTTGGCAAGCTTTTCAAGCGCGGAGAAAAAATGATTGAAAAGCTTTTCGGAAAATACCAGACAATGGGTGCGGAAATTGATAAAGTGTATGTTGAAATTTCCAAATACCAAAGTGAAATGGTCGATTCCACAACCATGCTTGAACAAATGTATGAGCAGAATTATCAGTACTATCTGACGCTCGAAAAATATGCTGTTGCAGGACAAATGAAAGCTGATGATATAAAAGCCAATCAGCTTCCACAGCTGGAAGCGCGGGCGGCTCAGGGAGATCAGATGGCTTCGATGCAGCTTGATACGTTAAGAAATGCCGTCGATCTACTCGAGCAAAGAGTTTATGATCTTGAAATGGCTAAAATGGTTGCCCTTCAGACAGCACCGCAAATCCGGCTGCTGCAGAGAGGAAATACCAAACTTATCGGCAAGATTAATTCTGCGTTTGTAACCACTATTCCAATCTTTAAAAACGGTCTGATTCAGGCAGTTGCAGCCAAAAGGCAAAAGCTTGTTGCTGATTCTATGAGCGAGCTGGACAGACGGACAAATGAAATGCTGGTGCGCAATGCGCAGAATATTTCAAACCAAAGTGCTGATATTGCAAGATTGGCAGGCGGTCCAAGCATTAAGATTGAAACGATTGAGGAATCCTGGAATATCATCATGAAAGGTATGCAGGAGACAAAATCAATAGAAGAAGAAAATAAACGTCTGCGAGAAGAAGGAACCAGGAGACTGGAACAGCTCCAGGACAATTTTAAAAAAATGAAGCAGCAGGGTTAG